A stretch of Ipomoea triloba cultivar NCNSP0323 chromosome 11, ASM357664v1 DNA encodes these proteins:
- the LOC115995899 gene encoding flavonol sulfotransferase-like: protein MATPKQSSSDEAKTNLETLIPELPRERGWIVDEDIHLLNGFWYPTSVIHRLLALQQHFKPHPNDVLLASYPKSGTTWLMALLFSIVNRATYNHDDMLHPLLNSHPHELVPSLRTYATNPRAPESLLFHTHFAYSSLPEQIRSSSCRIVYVFRDPKDVFVSFWHFFNKLRPKDSSSISHQEAFNQFSRGASPYGPYWDHVTGYYKASIQFPNKVFFVRYEDLKTETVFHVKRLAEFVGWPFSEEEENEGVVQKITDLCSFDKLSNLEINKNGSFIRKLPSTGRTVSLINNAFFRKGEIGDWKNHLSEEMRKTLDQITEDKFNEIGLTTFACARG, encoded by the coding sequence ATGGCAACCCCAAAACAATCCTCTAGTGATGAAGCCAAAACAAATTTAGAAACACTTATTCCTGAGTTGCCAAGAGAAAGGGGATGGATAGTCGATGAAGACATTCATTTACTGAATGGGTTTTGGTACCCAACTTCGGTGATCCATCGCCTCCTAGCACTCCAACAACACTTCAAACCACATCCCAATGATGTTCTCTTAGCCAGCTACCCCAAATCTGGAACCACTTGGCTCATGGCTCTTTTGTTCAGCATTGTGAACCGGGCAACATACAACCATGATGATATGCTGCACCCTTTGCTCAACTCACACCCTCACGAGTTGGTCCCCTCATTACGGACTTACGCTACAAACCCCAGGGCACCAGAATCTTTGTTGTTTCATACCCATTTTGCCTACTCATCTTTGCCTGAACAGATCCGCAGCTCTTCGTGTCGGATCGTGTACGTGTTTCGAGATCCCAAGGacgtttttgtttctttctggCACTTCTTTAACAAGCTGAGGCCAAAAGATTCGTCTTCCATTTCTCACCAAGAGGCTTTCAACCAATTCTCCCGCGGCGCCTCGCCTTACGGGCCCTACTGGGATCACGTCACCGGCTACTACAAAGCTAGTATCCAATTCCCCAACAAAGTATTTTTCGTGAGGTACGAGGACTTGAAGACAGAAACTGTCTTTCACGTTAAGAGGCTAGCGGAGTTCGTGGGTTGGCCTTTCTCTGAGGAGGAAGAGAATGAAGGGGTGGTGCAGAAAATCACAGATTTATGTAGCTTTGACAAACTGAGCAATTTGGAAATCAACAAAAATGGGTCATTCATTCGAAAACTTCCTTCTACGGGGAGGACAGTAAGTCTTATAAACAACGCTTTTTTCAGGAAAGGCGAGATTGGGGATTGGAAGAATCATCTTTCGGAAGAGATGAGGAAGACTCTGGACCAAATAACAGAGGATAAATTCAATGAAATTGGTTTGACAACATTTGCATGTGCCCGTGGTTAA